In the genome of Streptomyces violaceoruber, the window CGGGCGCCCCGGTGACCGGCTGCGGATAGCCGTAGCCGGACTGCGCTCCCGTGGCCCCGGCCGCCGCAGGCGCCTGCGGATACCCGTACCCGGGCCGGCCGGCGTCCGGCTGGGGGTAGCCGTAGGCGGGCTGGGCCGTCGCCGGCTGCTGCGGATAGCCGTACGCGGGCTGCGCCGGTACGCCGGTGGGCTGCTCGGGCGGCAGGGGGCGCGAGGGCCCCGGAAGCGGCTGCACGGCCGTCGGGTGGTCGGGGCCGACCACCGGCGGGGCGGGGATGGACCGGGCAGGCGTCGGCTGGTCGGGCGTGGCCTGCGAGGGGGCGGACGAGGAGGCGGCGGAAGCGGCTGCGGGGGACGTCGACGCGGCGTCGGGCCGGGGGGCCGACATGGGGTCGTTCGCGCCCTCCGACTCGTCCACCGAGATGCCGAAGTCGGTCGCCAGGCCCCTGAGCCCGTTGGAGTAGCCCTCGCCCAGCGCCCGGAACTTCCAGCCCTCCCCGCGCCGGTACAGCTCGCCGCAGATCAGCGCCGTCTCCTGGCCGGTCTCCGGTGTGACGTCGAAGTACGCCAGCGGTTCCGCGTCGGCCGCCGCGTCGTGCAGCAGGATGCGCAGCGACCGGACGCGGTCGAAGGTCACGCCGTCCGCCGACGCGACCAGCAGGATCCGGCCCACCGAGGGCTCGACGCCGGAGAGATCCGTCTGGATCGTGTCGGTCAGGCCCTCGGCGACCCGCTTCTTGCCGAGCCGCCAGACCTGGCCGGAGGGATGCCGTGGCTGGTTGTAGAAGACGAAGTCCTCGTCGGAACGCACGCGGTCGTCCGGCCCCAGCAGCAGCGCGGAGGCGTCGACGTCGGGAACCCCCTGCCCGGGGGTCCAGCGCAGCACGGCGCGTACCGTGGTGGCTTGCAGCGGGACGTTCGACCCCTTCAGCATCGCGTGCGTCATGTCGTCATCCTGCCCTCTCGGTCCTGGTCACGACAACGCGGGGGCGGGTACTCGGCTTGTGCCCGCCCGCCCCGGGTCGCCGTCGCCGACACGGCCGGGTTACCTGGAATTCATGCCCGGTGGGAACCTCCGACATCACTACCTACGTACTATTACCGGCCACCTTTCGACGATTCCAGGTCGCCCAGACACCACGGGGGAGTTTAAATGCGTCATTTCGGACAGATAGCCCCTGATGTGCGGAAGCGTCTCTTTCATCAGGAGCCCTGCTCCTTCACGGCGGAGTCCCCGGCCAGGCTGCTGTCCGCGGCCCTGGGTGCCACGCTCTACAGTCCGGCCACCCGCCCCAGCCTCGCCGACGACATCCTGAAACAGAGCGCGCGCGGACTGGTGTCGATGGTGCTGTGCCTGGAGGACTCGATCGACGACGCCGACGTCCCCGTCGGCGAGGAGAACCTCGTACGGCAGCTCACGGACCTGGCGGAACGTTCCGGCGACGATGTCCCCCTGCTGTTCGTCCGGGTCCGTACCCCCGAGCAGATACCCGACCTCGTACGGCGCCTCGGCCCCGCCGTGCGGCTGCTGTCCGGGTTCGTACTGCCGAAGTTCACCGAGGAACGCGGCATGCCCTTCCTGGAGGCGCTCGCCGCCGCCGAGGCCACCAGCGGCCGCAGGCTCTTCGCCATGCCCGTGCTCGAGTCCCCGGACCTGCTGTACCGGGAGTCCCGGGTCCAGACGCTGGAGGGCATCTCCCGGGCGGTCGACAAGTACCGCGACCGCGTGCTGGCCCTGCGGCTCGGCGTGACCGACTTCTGCTCCTCCTACGGGCTGCGCCGAGGCCCCGACATGACGGCCTACGACGTCCAGATCGTCGCCTCCGTGATCGCCGACGTGGTCAACATGCTCGCCCGCGCCGACGGCACCGGATTCACGGTGACCGGACCGGTGTGGGAGTACTTCCGCGTCCAGGAGAGGATGTTCAAACCGCAACTGCGGCAGAGCCCCTTCCTGGAGGGGCAGGCCGTCGAACTGCGCCAGAAGCTCATCGAGCACTCCATGGACGGCCTGCTGCGCGAGATCTCCCTGGACCGGGCCAACGGCCTGCTGGGCAAGACCTGCATCCACCCCTCGCACGTGCTCCCCGTGCACGCACTGTCCGTGGTCAGCCACGAGGAGTTCAGCGACGCCCAGGACATCCTGCGGCCCGAACGCTGCGGCGGAGGCGTGATGAGGTCGGCCTACACGAACAAGATGAACGAGGTGAAGCCGCACCGCGCCTGGGCCGAGCGGACCCTGCTGCGCGGCGAGGTCTTCGGGGTGGCGAACGAGGACGTCGGCTTCGTGGAGCTGCTCGCCGCCGGA includes:
- a CDS encoding TerD family protein, encoding MTHAMLKGSNVPLQATTVRAVLRWTPGQGVPDVDASALLLGPDDRVRSDEDFVFYNQPRHPSGQVWRLGKKRVAEGLTDTIQTDLSGVEPSVGRILLVASADGVTFDRVRSLRILLHDAAADAEPLAYFDVTPETGQETALICGELYRRGEGWKFRALGEGYSNGLRGLATDFGISVDESEGANDPMSAPRPDAASTSPAAASAASSSAPSQATPDQPTPARSIPAPPVVGPDHPTAVQPLPGPSRPLPPEQPTGVPAQPAYGYPQQPATAQPAYGYPQPDAGRPGYGYPQAPAAAGATGAQSGYGYPQPVTGAPDPDFRLPPQGPQFVGR
- a CDS encoding HpcH/HpaI aldolase/citrate lyase family protein, which produces MRHFGQIAPDVRKRLFHQEPCSFTAESPARLLSAALGATLYSPATRPSLADDILKQSARGLVSMVLCLEDSIDDADVPVGEENLVRQLTDLAERSGDDVPLLFVRVRTPEQIPDLVRRLGPAVRLLSGFVLPKFTEERGMPFLEALAAAEATSGRRLFAMPVLESPDLLYRESRVQTLEGISRAVDKYRDRVLALRLGVTDFCSSYGLRRGPDMTAYDVQIVASVIADVVNMLARADGTGFTVTGPVWEYFRVQERMFKPQLRQSPFLEGQAVELRQKLIEHSMDGLLREISLDRANGLLGKTCIHPSHVLPVHALSVVSHEEFSDAQDILRPERCGGGVMRSAYTNKMNEVKPHRAWAERTLLRGEVFGVANEDVGFVELLAAGLSD